A single window of Hirundo rustica isolate bHirRus1 chromosome 16, bHirRus1.pri.v3, whole genome shotgun sequence DNA harbors:
- the PDRG1 gene encoding p53 and DNA damage-regulated protein 1, whose product MARDPAFVLRYLAEVEELAEDVLAARQQIVDLDVKRNRNREALRALHKDTEPDEKATVCFGNMFIELPKAKTREMLRQDQEELDEEINNLRKELRVKVNRLYEAQGKPELKGFNLNPMSAEEMKLINRILEG is encoded by the exons ATGGCCCGGGACCCGGCCTTCGTGCTGCGCTACCTGGCCGAGGTGGAGGAGCTGGCCGAGGACGTGCTGGCGGCACGGCAGCAG ATCGTGGACCTGGACGTGAAGCGGAACCGCAACCGCGAGGCCCTGCGGGCGCTGCATAAGGACACGGAGCCCGACG AGAAGGCCACGGTTTGCTTCGGGAACATGTTCATCGAGCTGCCGAAGGCGAAGACCCGGGAGATGCTGCGGCAGG ACCAGGAAGAGCTGGATGAGGAGATAAACAACCTCCGGAAAGAGCTGCGGGTGAAGGTCAACCGGCTTTATGAAGCTCAAG GTAAACCTGAGCTGAAGGGGTTTAACCTGAACCCCATGTCTGCTGAGGAGATGAAGCTCATCAACCGCATCCTGGAGGGCTGA
- the XKR7 gene encoding XK-related protein 7, with product MAAKSDGGGGGPAVLLESPEDGGGRREAGAEPPARRYRLRDGCWVFCALLVCFADGASDLWLAAHYYVRGQRWWFGLTLLFVLLPSLVVQMLSLRWFVYDFAASTKDSGGGTKDSGPRGCCRLCVWLLQGLIHLLQLGQVWRYLRTLYLGLQSRWQAEHRRRHFYWRMMFESADISMLRLLEAFLKSAPQLVLQLSIMVQQNSIEPLQGLSASASLVSLAWMIASYQKVLRDSREDKMPMSYKGAVVQILWHLFTIAARAIAFALFASVFQLYFGIFIVTHWCIMTFWIIQGETDFCMSKWEEIIYNMVVGIIYIFCWFNVKEGRSRYRMCIYYVITLSENAALTILWFLYYDRKTTSDFNALILVCVVSSSFALGIFFMFIYYCLLHPNGPIFSHRSVGCIFRQEPPRVPGSPVEAVTSPPRSLPRTTGGERDGAPGERDSCVPVFQVRPRAPPAPAARAPRTEGPVIRIDLPRKKYPAWDAHFIDRRLRKTILALEYASPTTPRLQYRTPGAPQEVLEYETTV from the exons ATGGCCGCGAAGTCggacggcggcggcggcggcccggccGTGCTGCTGGAGAGCCCCGAGGACGGCGGagggcggcgggaggcgggcgCGGAGCCCCCGGCGCGGCGGTACCGGCTGCGGGACGGGTGCTGGGTGTTCTGCGCGCTGCTCGTCTGCTTCGCGGACGGCGCCTCGGACCTGTGGCTGGCGGCCCATTACTACGTGCGGGGGCAGCGGTGGTGGTTCGGGCTGACGCTGCTGTTCGTGCTGCTGCCCTCGCTCGTGGTGCAGATGCTCAGCCTCAGGTGGTTCGTCTACGACTTCGCCGCCAGCACCAAGGACAGCGGCGGCGGCACCAAGGACAGCGGCCCCCGCGGCTGCTGCCGCCTCTGcgtctggctgctgcagggcctgatccacctgctgcagctggggcaggtcTGGAG GTACCTCCGCACTCTGtacctggggctgcagagccggTGGCAGGCCGAGCACCGCCGCCGCCACTTCTACTGGCGGATGATGTTCGAGAGCGCGGACATCAGCATGCTGCGGCTGCTGGAGGCCTTCCTCAAGAGCGCGCCCCAGCTcgtgctgcagctcagcatcATGGTGCAGCAGAACAGCATCGAGCCATTGCAGG GACTCTCAGCCTCGGCCTCGCTGGTCTCGCTGGCCTGGATGATCGCGTCCTACCAGAAGGTGCTGCGGGACTCGCGGGAGGACAAGATGCCCATGTCCTACAAGGGCGCCGTGGTGCAGATCCTCTGGCACCTCTTCACCATCGCTGCTCGTGCCATCGCCTTCGCCCTCTTCGCCTCCGTGTTCCAGCTCTACTTCGGCATCTTCATCGTCACCCACTGGTGCATCATGACCTTCTGGATCATCCAGGGCGAGACGGATTTCTGCATGTCCAAGTGGGAGGAGATCATCTACAACATGGTGGTGGGCATCATCTACATCTTCTGCTGGTTCAACGTCAAGGAGGGACGGAGCCGCTACCGCATGTGCATCTACTACGTCATCACGCTGTCGGAGAACGCCGCCCTCACCATCCTCTGGTTCCTGTACTACGACCGCAAGACCACCTCCGACTTCAACGCCTTAATCCTCGTCTGCGTGGTTAGCTCCAGCTTCGCCCTCGGCATCTTCTTCATGTTCATCTACTACTGTCTCTTGCACCCCAACGGCCCCATCTTCAGCCACCGCTCCGTGGGCTGCATCTTCCGGCAGGAGCCACCCCGGGTGCCGGGGTCCCCCGTGGAAGCCGTCACCAGCCCCCCGCGCTCGCTGCCGCGGACTACAGGGGGGGAGCGGGACGGGGCTCCGGGGGAGCGGGACAGCTGCGTGCCCGTCTTCCAGGTGAGaccccgcgccccgccggcgccggccgcccgcgccccgcggaCAGAGGGTCCCGTCATCCGCATTGACCTGCCCAGGAAGAAGTACCCGGCCTGGGATGCCCACTTCATCGACCGGCGCCTGCGGAAGACCATCCTGGCGCTGGAGTACGCGTCGCCCACCACCCCCCGCCTGCAGTACCGCACCCCCGGCGCCCcgcaggaggtgctggagtaCGAGACCACCGTGTAG
- the CCM2L gene encoding cerebral cavernous malformations 2 protein-like: MDSEAKKGKKGFVSPIKRLVFPKAARRAALRSSVYRRPLHSVPLYPPDYLIDPQILLHDYVEKEVKFLGHLTWVTSSLNPSSRDEVLQLLDTARQLKELPLQTTPEQDSILSLSARCLLLTWRDNEELILRIPTHEIAAASYLRDDALHLLILKTGLGVDPVPAGAHPEAAPAGLPEAFPAEKRAGGSWPEGRLGGPMERRHTICSLDWRAARGGQEGRQGGSLERRRGGSWERRQRGRPSGSWERRQPCGGSWERRRAGTAGGSWERGTGFGSWERRHAGSNPLDPQEPSPDAYSNLIILAVPNRDAGEESCALICQVFQIIYGDQSIECVDRAGYHYTSTPTRPWLSSRSESCRTDGTYGYDADYSCCSSFNGSHETFEAYYSGTSSPSFHRSHHSLATACSGSDQSGAGLEQLQDYMVTLRNKLSPQEIQQFAILLREYRLGTPVQEYCTELLRLYGDRRKFLLLGMRPFIPDQDIGYFETFLESIGIREGGILTDSFGRIKRSMSNTSASAVRSYDSWSLRSESESFNRMITDITHDIEALARDEEEEEEEEEDNYL; encoded by the exons ATGGACAGCGAGGCCaagaaggggaagaag GGTTTCGTGTCGCCCATCAAGCGGCTGGTTTTCCCGAAGGCTGCGCGGAGGGCAGCGCTCCGCAGCAGCGTCTATCGGCGCCCGCTGCACTCCGTGCCCCTCTACCCCCCCGACTACCTGATCGACCCGCAGATCCTGCTGCACGACTACGTGGAGAAGGAGGTGAAG tttTTAGGTCACCTGACATGGGTGACATCCTCCCTGAACCCCTCCAGCCGGGatgaggtgctgcagctgctggacacGGCCAGG cagctgaaggagctgccgCTGCAGACGACGCCAGAGCAGGACAGCATCCTCAGCCTCTCGGCGCGCTGCCTCCTCCTCACCTGGCGTGACAACGAGGAACTGATCCTGCGAATCCCCACGCACGAGATCGCGGCGGCCTCCTACCTGCGCGACGATGCCCTGCACCTCCTCATCCTCAAAACCG GCCTGGGAGTGGACCCGGTCCCCGCCGGGGCGCACCCCGAGGCGGCCCCGGCCGGTTTGCCGGAGGCGTTTCCCGCAGAGAAGCGTGCGGGGGGTTCGTGGCCGGAGGGCCGGCTCGGGGGCCCGATGGAGCGGCGGCACACCATCTGCAGCCTGGACtggcgggcggcgcggggcgggcaggAGGGCCGGCAGGGCGGCAGCctggagcggcggcggggcggcagctgggagcggcggcagcgcgggcgGCCCTCGGGCAGCTGGGAGCGGCGGCAGCCGTGCGGCGGCAGctgggagcggcggcgggcCGGCACCGCCGGCGGCAGCTGGGAGCGCGGCACCGGCTTCGGCAGCTGGGAGCGGCGGCACGCCGGCAGCAACCCCCTGGACCCGCAGGAGCCCAGCCCCGACGCTTACTCCAACCTCATCATCCTCGCCGTGCCCAACAGG GATGCTGGTGAGGAGTCCTGCGCGCTCATCTGCCAGGTGTTCCAGATCATCTACGGCGACCAGAGCATCGAGTGCGTGGACAGAGCCGGGTACCACTACACCTCCACGCCCACGCGGCCTTGGCTCTCCAGCAGGA gcGAGAGCTGCCGCACAGATGGGACGTACGGCTACGATGCTGActacagctgctgcagctcctt CAACGGCTCCCACGAGACCTTTGAAGCCTATTACAGCGGCACCTCCTCGCCCTCCTTCCACCGCTCCCACCACAGCCTGGCCACCGCTTGCAGTGGCAGTGACCAGAGCGGcgccgggctggagcagctgcaggactaCATGGTGACg CTGCGCAACAAGCTGTCACCGCAGGAGATCCAGCAGTTTGCCATCCTGCTCCGTGAGTACCGGCTGGGCACGCCGGTGCAGGAATACTGCACTGAGCTCCTGCGCCTCTACGGGGACCGCAGGAAGTTCCTCCTCCTGG GAATGAGGCCCTTCATCCCTGACCAAGACATCGGGTACTTTGAGACCTTCCTGGAGAGCATCGGGATCCGGGAGGGCGGGATCCTCACTGACAGCTTCGGCCGGATCAAGCGCAGCATGAGCAACACGTCGGCCTCGGCCGTGCGCAGCTACGACAGCTGGTCCCTGCGCTCCGAGTCCGAGTCCTTCAACCGCATGATCACGGACATCACCCACGACATCGAGGCGCTGGCACgggatgaggaagaggaggaggaggaggaagaggacaactaccTGTGA
- the HCK gene encoding tyrosine-protein kinase HCK, whose protein sequence is MGCVRSKEAGVQEKMIKTDPDPDPGPTIQQGHYVRDPTATNKRSNNVPSMAVPLPEDGLGDTVVLALYDYEAMNAGDLSFQKGEKMTVLEKSGEWWQARSLVTGCEGFIPSNYVAQANSLETEEWFFKDVSRKDAERQLLGPGNMIGSFMIRDSETTKGSYSLSVRDADELRGGAVKHYKIRTLDSGGFYISARNSFNTLQELVQHYKGQSDGLCQKLTYPCRVPKPQKPWEKDAWEIPRESLSLERKLGAGQFGEVWMATYNKHTKVAVKTMKPGSMSVEAFLEEANLMKTLQHDKLVKLHAVVTREEPIFIITEFMEKGSLLDFLKSDEGNKLPLPKLIDFSAQIAEGMAFIEKRNYIHRDLRAANILVSAVLVCKIADFGLARVIEDTEYTAREGAKFPIKWTAPEAINYGSFTIKSDVWSFGILLTEIVTYGRIPYPGMSSMEVIRALERGYRMPRTDNCPEELYDVMMRCWKIKPEDRPTFEYIQSVLEDFFTATESQYQQQP, encoded by the exons atgGGTTGTGTGAGGTCAAAGGAAGCTGGTGTACAAGAGAAGATGATAAAAACCGATCCTGACCCTGATCCTGGCCCCACCATCCAGCAGGGTCACTATGTGAGGGACCCCACCGCCACCAACAAGAGG AGCAATAATGTGCCCAGCATGGCTGTGCCCCTGCCCGAGGATG GCTTGGGGGACACCGTGGTGCTGGCACTCTACGACTACGAGGCGATGAACGCTGGGGACCTCAGCTTCcagaagggggagaagatgaCGGTCCTGGAGAA GTCAGGGGAATGGTGGCAAGCACGGTCGCTGGTGACAGGATGTGAAGGCTTCATCCCCAGCAACTACGTTGCCCAAGCCAACTCGCTGGAGACAGAAGA GTGGTTTTTCAAGGACGTCAGCCGGAAGGATGCGGAGCGGCAGCTCCTCGGCCCCGGGAACATGATTGGGTCCTTCATGATAAGGGACAGTGAGACAACGAAAG gctcttaCTCGCTCTCGGTGCGGGACGCGGACGAGCTGCGGGGCGGGGCAGTGAAGCATTACAAGATCCGGACTCTGGACAGCGGTGGCTTCTACATCTCCGCACGAAACAGCTTCAACACGCTGCAGGAGCTGGTCCAGCACTACAAGG GTCAGAGTGACGGGCTGTGCCAGAAGCTCACCTACCCCTGCCGTGTACCCAAACCACAGAAGCCCTGGGAGAAGGATGCCTGGGAGATCCCTCGAGAGTCACTGAGTCTGGAGAGgaagctgggagctgggcagtTCGGCGAAGTGTGGATGG CTACCTACAACAAGCACACCAAGGTGGCGGTGAAGACGATGAAGCCGGGCAGCATGTCCGTGGAAGCCTTCCTGGAGGAGGCAAACCTGATGAAGACCCTGCAGCACGACAAGCTGGTGAAGCTGCACGCAGTGGTCACCAGGGAGGAGCCCATCTTCATCATCACGGAATTCATGGAGAAAG GGAGCTTGCTGGATTTCCTGAAGAGCGATGAGGGGAACAAGCTGCCGCTCCCAAAGCTGATCGACTTCTCTGCCCAG ATTGCAGAAGGAATGGCTTTTATTGAGAAGAGGAACTACATCCACAGAGACCTGAGAGCCGCCAACATCCTGGTGTCTGCAGTGCTGGTGTGCAAGATTGCCGACTTTGGGCTGGCCAGGGTCATCGAGGACACCGAGTACACAGCCCGGGAAG GTGCCAAGTTTCCCATTAAATGGACTGCACCAGAAGCCATCAACTATGGATCTTTCACTATAAAATCTGATGTCTGGTCCTTTGGGATCCTCCTGACTGAGATCGTTACCTACGGACGCATCCCCTACCCAG GGATGTCAAGCATGGAGGTGATCAGGGCGCTGGAGCGTGGATACCGGATGCCCCGCACTGATAACTGCCCCGAGGAGCTGTACGACGTCATGATGAGGTGCTGGAAGATCAAACCCGAGGATCGTCCCACTTTTGAGTACATACAGAGTGTTTTGGAGGATTTCTTCACTGCGACAGAGAGCCAGTACCAGCAGCAGCCGTAG